The Candidatus Tanganyikabacteria bacterium genome window below encodes:
- a CDS encoding glycosyltransferase family 4 protein: MRLAMVALSCPAGGMLHYSSQLANALSRDTDLAFYTPWQPDLATYFDRRIALRRIVPLNRAGDRKGLLTRQVNPFLHLATARQILRHQPGIVHLVTDHPANSLVVRALRLLGHRAVVLTHHDPVRHPGETSRLKDVLTGMTVAAADRVVVHGDTLARDLAAQGVPSTKVVAIPHGDYGFLRRHASGAPEEPLILCFGRILPYKGLDVLCRAERLLGDQLGEYRICIAGAGDPACFAGEIGPSGRVSVRAEFLPDAEVASLFERARLVVLPYTQATQSGVLAVAFAFGKPAIVSDVGGLPEAVGYGRAGRIVPAGDPAALAAAIAGLWHDPAARAALGQAGRERISAEIGWPIVASRHLEMYRDLGSKGASSTLPVRAAPSGS, translated from the coding sequence ATGCGCCTGGCGATGGTCGCCCTGTCCTGCCCCGCCGGAGGGATGCTCCATTACTCCTCGCAACTGGCCAACGCCCTGTCCCGGGACACCGACCTCGCGTTCTACACGCCCTGGCAGCCGGATCTCGCGACCTACTTCGACCGGCGAATAGCCTTGCGGCGCATCGTGCCGCTAAACCGGGCGGGCGATCGCAAGGGCCTGCTGACACGGCAAGTCAATCCGTTCCTACATCTGGCCACCGCGCGGCAGATACTCCGCCACCAACCCGGCATCGTCCATCTCGTCACCGATCACCCGGCAAATAGCCTCGTGGTCCGGGCACTGCGCTTGCTGGGCCACCGCGCCGTGGTCCTGACCCACCACGACCCGGTACGGCATCCCGGCGAGACGTCGCGGCTCAAGGACGTCTTGACCGGCATGACGGTGGCGGCCGCCGATCGCGTCGTCGTGCACGGGGATACCCTGGCGCGGGATCTGGCCGCCCAGGGCGTCCCGAGCACCAAGGTGGTGGCCATTCCCCACGGCGACTACGGCTTCCTGCGGCGACATGCCAGCGGCGCGCCCGAGGAGCCCCTCATCCTCTGCTTCGGCCGGATCCTGCCGTACAAGGGCCTGGACGTCCTGTGCCGGGCCGAACGCCTGCTGGGAGACCAACTCGGCGAGTACCGGATCTGCATCGCCGGCGCGGGCGATCCGGCTTGCTTCGCGGGCGAAATCGGGCCGTCCGGCCGCGTGTCGGTGCGCGCGGAGTTCCTGCCCGACGCCGAGGTGGCGTCCCTCTTCGAGCGCGCGCGCCTGGTCGTGCTGCCCTACACCCAGGCGACGCAGTCGGGCGTCCTGGCGGTCGCCTTCGCCTTCGGCAAGCCGGCCATCGTCTCGGACGTCGGCGGCCTCCCCGAGGCCGTCGGCTACGGCCGGGCCGGTCGCATCGTCCCGGCCGGCGATCCCGCGGCTCTCGCGGCCGCCATCGCCGGTCTCTGGCACGATCCGGCCGCGCGCGCCGCGCTGGGTCAGGCCGGCCGGGAGCGCATCTCGGCCGAAATCGGCTGGCCCATCGTGGCCAGCCGCCACCTCGAGATGTACCGCGACCTGGGGAGCAAGGGGGCTTCGTCCACCTTGCCCGTTCGCGCCGCCCCGTCCGGCAGCTAA
- a CDS encoding flippase, translating to MPNRLTLNTALQMFSRLLELACGIVVNAALARHWGSTVFGQTGLVTGIAGLCSFLFDLGLGTLLVREISRDRRRARHFVVNGLVALVPLSILGTGCVVGIGLIAGSAALLPALLLAGLLMALSAATQVVRASFYAFERMEFESLAVAVDRLAYLAAGLWLAWQPPSIPALFALLAACKALNLAICSVAYRRAIAPQADPPAPALGTQAGLLRQGLPFGFNLVFSTIYVSADIVLLSALVGGANAGHYRAASMLVVPLTLLAVSLNTAIFPRMSASALHGRGGVAGYASFAVRIVTAAGIPLAVFVGLFAPQIVAVLYGPGYGPAVLMLQVLALVIPVRFLNHSLATALTACDRQLWRTVCAGIAALVNVALTVMLISRWQGLGACIATVLTDLYMVALLWLCLRRELGPESRFAPPAALQSLFISGLILVPLVALEVPLLPAAAVMALMYPLLLVRAGILSEGEIRLLAKRADS from the coding sequence ATGCCCAACCGTCTCACCCTCAACACCGCCCTCCAGATGTTCTCGCGCCTGCTCGAGCTGGCATGCGGCATCGTGGTCAACGCGGCGCTAGCCCGGCACTGGGGCTCCACCGTGTTCGGCCAGACAGGCCTGGTGACCGGAATTGCCGGCCTTTGCAGCTTCCTGTTCGACCTCGGGCTGGGCACCCTGCTCGTGCGGGAGATCTCCCGCGATCGGCGGCGTGCGCGCCATTTCGTGGTCAACGGACTGGTAGCGCTGGTGCCGCTATCGATCCTGGGCACCGGGTGCGTGGTCGGCATCGGCCTGATCGCCGGGTCGGCCGCCCTGCTGCCGGCCCTGCTCCTCGCGGGCCTGCTGATGGCGCTCTCGGCGGCGACGCAGGTGGTCCGGGCGTCGTTCTACGCGTTCGAACGGATGGAATTCGAGAGCCTGGCGGTCGCCGTCGACCGCCTGGCCTACCTGGCGGCCGGCCTGTGGCTCGCCTGGCAGCCGCCGAGCATCCCGGCGCTCTTCGCCCTCCTCGCGGCCTGCAAGGCCCTGAACCTGGCCATCTGCTCCGTGGCATACCGCCGCGCCATCGCGCCGCAGGCCGATCCGCCCGCGCCGGCGCTGGGGACGCAGGCCGGCTTGCTCCGCCAGGGCTTGCCCTTCGGCTTCAACCTGGTCTTCTCCACCATCTACGTCTCGGCGGACATCGTGTTGCTGTCGGCCTTGGTCGGCGGCGCCAACGCCGGACACTATCGCGCCGCCTCGATGCTCGTCGTGCCGCTCACGCTGCTGGCGGTCTCGCTGAACACCGCGATCTTCCCGCGCATGAGCGCCTCCGCTCTCCACGGGCGCGGCGGCGTGGCCGGCTACGCCTCCTTCGCCGTGCGCATCGTGACCGCGGCGGGCATACCCCTGGCGGTCTTCGTCGGGCTGTTCGCCCCGCAGATCGTCGCGGTGCTCTACGGCCCGGGATACGGCCCGGCGGTGCTGATGCTCCAGGTGCTCGCGCTGGTCATCCCCGTCCGCTTTCTCAACCACTCGCTCGCCACGGCGCTCACCGCGTGCGATCGCCAGCTCTGGCGCACCGTTTGCGCCGGGATCGCGGCGCTGGTGAACGTGGCACTCACCGTCATGCTCATCTCCCGCTGGCAGGGCCTGGGGGCCTGCATCGCCACCGTGCTTACCGATCTGTACATGGTGGCCCTGCTCTGGCTGTGCCTCCGGCGCGAACTCGGGCCCGAAAGCCGCTTCGCGCCCCCGGCGGCGCTGCAGAGCCTCTTCATTTCGGGCCTCATCCTGGTGCCGCTCGTCGCCCTCGAGGTGCCGCTCCTTCCCGCCGCGGCCGTCATGGCGCTGATGTACCCCCTCCTGCTGGTCAGGGCGGGCATCCTCTCGGAAGGCGAGATCCGGCTGCTGGCGAAGCGGGCGGATTCATGA